One Aegilops tauschii subsp. strangulata cultivar AL8/78 chromosome 2, Aet v6.0, whole genome shotgun sequence genomic window, CAACGGAAATAATTTCTATGCACGGAGGAGGACATAGCTCATTAAACACCTCCTCAATTACTCCTTGATTCTTCTTACACGCAATGCTGGATAATAAGCGCATCCTAGAAAGATGCACTTTTTGATCAAGCCTAACCTTTGTGACAAATGAAGCATCAGATACATTCTCCAGGCCCACTAATCCAATGCCCCTAAGCTGGGAAAGAGGTCCAAGCTCTTCCAAGCTACACCAATCACCATCCATGTGTACTCGGAACCCAGATAGCGTCCTCAAATTTGTTAGAGCATGGAAACCCCTAGGAATACTATATATACTTGTGCCTTCAAGTTGAAGATATCTTAGTTCCATTAACTTCACAATGCTATCAGGAAGTTTCACAAGATTCTCACAACCTTCAAGACTAATGTGTTGTAAGAACTTCATTTTGTGAATGTTCTCTGGCAAGCAATCTATATCAGCGCACCTGTCCATTGACAAATACCTCAAGTGTTTGAGATGATACAGAGATTCAACCATTGTGGCGAACTCTGCAGACTCTACGTGTAGAGTACGCAGACTTGAAAAGGTAACCAAGGAATCGCCAGACTGAACCTTGAAGTTTCCAATTAACATTAATGATCTCAGAGATATTTGCTCTTGTAAACTTCTCCACTCAAACTCATCTGATTCCACTCCATTAGTCTCTATAGACAACCGGAGAAAGCTTTGCAAACGAAGTTTACTATTAACAGTATCTCCATTATGAACTACTAGTGCTTCATTTCTTGTCATGAATTGAGCAAATGAACGAATAACATCATGCATCTTGCAAACATAGTGACTAGCATATGATGTATCCGGCTCTATAAGGTTCCTCAACCTCAACTCTGTATGGTACTCAGTTCCTATTTCTTCCAAAATATCCGAGTTTCCATGAACAAATCCTTCACCAATCCACATGTCGATGAATTGTGTATCATCTAAAATCATCTTTTTAGGCTTAAGGGAGAAGTGCAGAAAGCATTGCTTTAAACAAGGGGACAAGTCCTCATAGCTAAGATATATGGCATGATTTAGCTCTTCTGGCATTTGAGATATTGACCATACAGCATCATTCAATACCTTCTCCCAATCACGTCGGGTTTTTTCCTTATGGCATAGGAGTCCTCCCATCACTTTTATGGCAAGTGGTAACCCATCACATTTTTCTACAATTTGCATTCCAATATCCTTCAGCATATCCACTGCAGGTTCGCTTTTCTCAGTCATGACTACCTTCAAACAATTGAGAATTAATACGGAACACACATTAATTGAGTACCTATAGTCCCTGTAGTCCAGTCTACTAGAAAATTAAGTTGTCAGTCAAAAGCATAGAATAATCCATTCATTAATACAGTAATTAGTTTGATGCTTTGCTCATGAAGGCATCTGGATTGATCTATGTCCATGTCTTTCTATTTGACACACAAATTATCTAATTACCTAGCTAGTTACTCTCAACACAATCTACGAATCAGACATAAACAACAAGCCAACAAGCATATGCATGTGTCTCAGTAGTCTAGAATGACCAATTAGAAGATAGTCTAGTAGTTGTGGAGCTATTAAGAACTTTAAGGCGCACATACCATTTAAAGGCAGTACTTACACTATGTGGTGATAATCAATATAAAAGTAGGTCAATTTTATAGTTGTGGATCGTACTACGTACAAGCAGTTGGTGTGGACGCTTGGTCTATGTGCCTATTCATAACGAGCACCAGTGTACTAGTAGTAAGGTTAATCAAACAACAGTGGTCATATAGAATGACGCACCAAAAAGATGAAGCACGTACTTAAGGCAGCAAGCACAGAGtgcaacaacaacaaaattgCCACTTCCCGTGTTAATAGAGATGCAAATTGGAACCTAAAGGGTACCCTCCGACCCTCCTAGGTTCAACTAAATGAActaaattttcagaattcatATCATTTTTGAAAATGTAGTTCATTTGGTTGAACTAAGGAGGGCCGGAGGGTACCCTAAAGGCACCAAATTTGCACCCCTACGTGTCAATAAATGAACACTTGAGATAGAACGGAGGCTACCAGTAGTTATGTACTCACCTGCTTTGTGAGCAATGACCAGCCATCTTTGGGCCCTAATTTGTTGATGCAGTGGTATGGATTTACTGCTTTCATTCCTCGGGCAACAGTTTCATGTCTTGTGGTGACGAGGACTCGGCTACCCGGGGCACTGTGGCTAATGGGAGCCTTAAGCAAGTTGGTCCATTCATAGGTGCCCCACATGTCATCCAACACAAGAAATAGCTTCTTATTTTTGATAGCACTTGCAAGAGCCGGCACAAGCTAAGTTTTTTCTTGAGACCCACCCCCAGGTCCTGACAAATTTCCTTCGGCGGTAGTGATGGCTGTCCTCAATAAGTCAACCTCGCTGAATTCTTGTGTGATACTTAACCATATTTTCTTGGTGAACTTGCCTTGTATTGCTTCGTCGTTAAAGACCTTCTTGCTAAGGGTGGTCTTACCAATCCCGCCAACACCAACGATGGCGAACACCATGATGCTTTCACTCGTGTCAACGACTTCCTTCGTGAGCAGCTGAACAAGTGATCTCGTGTCATCTTCAATCTTCTCCCCAACCACGCCCGACCGCTCCAACAATGGATTAGTCTTGCGGTCAATAACATGAGGCCGATTTGTCTTCTGGTCCTGGTAGACTTCAAGCTTGATGAAATTGAAACTACGACCCCTCTTGCTGATGTTATCCAACTTCTTGTTCAGTGCCTTGATGCGGCTGCCAATGTCGTGTGCATGGAGAGGATTTTGCATGCATGAGAACAAGGGGTTAAGACACCTGATGTCCTCGGATGGACTTTGCTCCATGGCCTTGAGCTGAC contains:
- the LOC109750051 gene encoding LOW QUALITY PROTEIN: putative disease resistance protein RGA1 (The sequence of the model RefSeq protein was modified relative to this genomic sequence to represent the inferred CDS: substituted 1 base at 1 genomic stop codon), which codes for MTGVLNALASYVTKMLADMAREEVAMLIGISSAIDDLTIKLGDLKNFLADADRRNITDESVRGWVEELKHAMYHATDIIDLCQLKAMEQSPSEDIRCLNPLFSCMQNPLHAHDIGSRIKALNKKLDNISKRGRSFNFIKLEVYQDQKTNRPHVIDRKTNPLLERSGVVGEKIEDDTRSLVQLLTKEVVDTSESIMVFAIVGVGGIGKTTLSKKVFNDEAIQGKFTKKIWLSITQEFSEVDLLRTAITTAEGNLSGPGGGSQEKTXLVPALASAIKNKKLFLVLDDMWGTYEWTNLLKAPISHSAPGSRVLVTTRHETVARGMKAVNPYHCINKLGPKDGWSLLTKQVIMTEKSEPAVDMLKDIGMQIVEKCDGLPLAIKVMGGLLCHKEKTRRDWEKVLNDAVWSISQMPEELNHAIYLSYEDLSPCLKQCFLHFSLKPKKMILDDTQFIDMWIGEGFVHGNSDILEEIGTEYHTELRLRNLIEPDTSYASHYVCKMHDVIRSFAQFMTRNEALVVHNGDTVNSKLRLQSFLRLSIETNGVESDEFEWRSLQEQISLRSLMLIGNFKVQSGDSLVTFSSLRTLHVESAEFATMVESLYHLKHLRYLSMDRCADIDCLPENIHKMKFLQHISLEGCENLVKLPDSIVKLMELRYLQLEGTSIYSIPRGFHALTNLRTLSGFRVHMDGDWCSLEELGPLSQLRGIGLVGLENVSDASFVTKVRLDQKVHLSRMRLLSSIACKKNQGVIEEVFNELCPPPCIEIISVEGYIRRQLPRWMMSTATMPLNSLRMLVMKDLACCTQLPDGLCQLPWLEYLKVNCAPAIKCIGPEFVRPQSHRCYPKSRMVTAFPRLHEMDLLELVELEEWEWDEEVQAVPVLVELTFTRCNLKCIPPGLASHAKALKKLTLWSMWGLHSLENFASVVELDLYDLPKLISISNFPELQKLEIKSCPELTSLEEMSALRRLVLTVPGYGERFRLSPNKMGLPLYLQTVNPSHLLVDCSLEILGFMAPGKIWQRVGQV